The region CATTCCCGGTGATGATAAGCTCCGCTTAATGTCAGAATCTGCTCGGGGGGAAGGGGGAAGGGTTTGGACTTATAAAGATGGTAAACCCTGGTACTTCCTTGAAGAAAAATATCCCGCCTATGGAAATCTGGTCCCCCGGGATATTGCCACAAGGGAAATTTTCCATGTTGTCGTTGATTTGAAATTGGGCATCAACGGCGAAAATATGGTTTATTTGGATTTGTCCCATAAGGACCCTAAGGAGTTGGATGTCAAGTTAGGCGGAATCATTGAGATTTATGAGAAGTTCATGGGTGAAGATCCCAAAAAAGTTCCCATGAAGATTTTTCCTGCTGTCCACTATTCGATGGGTGGACTTTGGGTTGATTTTAATCAGATGACCAATATTCCCGGCCTTTTTGCTGCCGGAGAATGTGAATATCAGTATCATGGGGCGAACCGACTAGGAGCAAATTCTCTTCTTTCCTCTATATTCGGAGGAATGATTGCCGGTCCTAAAGCTTTGGAATATGTGAATGGATTATCTAAAGACTCTTCTAGCGTTTCCAGTTCTCAATTGGAGGCTGAAAAGAAACGGGAAGAAGAGAAATATCAAGAGATTCTGAAAATGGACGGCGAGGAAAATGCCTATCTGATCCATAAGGAATTGGGGCAGTGGATGACGGACAATGTGACGGTGGTTCGTTATAACGACCGTCTGAAACAAACCGATGAAAAAATTCAGGAATTGATGGAGCGGTATAAAAAGATCAACATTCACGATACCGTAAAATGGAATAATCAGGGAGCCTCCTTTACTAGACATCTGTGGAATATGCTACAGTTGGCCAGGGTGATTACCCTTGGAGCTTACAACCGGAATGAAAGCCGCGGAGCCCATTATAAACCCGATTTTCCGGAAAGAAACGATGAAGAATGGTTAAAAACAACAAAGGCGAAATTTAATGAAAAAGAAAACGGACCTGATTTTGAATATGAAGAAGTAGATATTTCATTAATCAAACCGAGGCCCCGTCGTTATGATGTTGCCAAGGAGGCGGTGAAATCATGAGTGAAAAAACAATCAGGTTAATCGTCACCCGTCAAGATGGTCCTGAAGAAAGACCCTATAAGGAAGAGTTTACTATTCCCTATCGACCCAATATGAATGTGATCAGTGCGTTAATGGAAATTCAAAGGAATCCGGTTAACAGCAAGGGGGAAAAAACTTCTCCTATTGTATGGGAATCCAATTGCCTTGAAGAAGTTTGCGGAGCCTGCTCGATGGTGATTAATGGAAAGCCCAGACAAGCCTGCACCGCTTTAGTTGATAAGTTGGAACAACCTATTCGGCTTGAGCCCATGAGGACTTTTCCTGTGGAAAGGGATTTGATCGTTGATCGCAGCAGGATGTTTGAAAATCTAAAAAGAGTCAAGGCATGGATTCCGATAGATGGGACCTATGATCTTGGGCCGGGTCCGAGAATGGCTGAAAAAGATAGACAATGGGCCTATGAGCTTTCCAAATGTATGACATGCGGAGTTTGTTTGGAGGCATGCCCCAATGTAAATTCAGATTCTCCCTTTATTGGTGCCCAACCATTGTCTCAAGTTCGTTTGTTTAATGCCCATCCAACAGGGGCAATGCATAAAGAAGAGAGGCTGGAGGCGATTATGGGAGATGGAGGAATTACGGATTGCGGAAACTCCCAAAACTGTGTTCAATCCTGTCCAAAAGGAATTCCTTTAACCACGTCCATCGCTGATCTAAATAAGGAAACTACTCTCCATGCCTTTAAGAAATTTTTTATGGATTAGCCGGCACATTTTCTTTATCTTTCCCTTCTCTCTTGGGAAGGGATTTTTTCATTCATAGAGAACCTATAAAGACGGAATTAAAGAATTTACTAAGGACAGCCTTCGAGTTCGTGCTCGTAGTGAGGAGATACCACATGAACCAAAATAAAAGGGATTTCAATGATCCCAATAGGGTGGTTTTACCCTTTGGGGAGTTGAAACAGGCCATTTTTTTGGAAAGAAAAAACCGATTTATCGCAAGGGTGGAAATTGAAGGTTCCATCCTTGACGTACACGTTCCTAGTACGGGAAGATTGGATACAGTATTAAAAAAAGGATTGTCGGTATATTTAAAGGCCAGTAATAATCCTTCAAGAAAAACTCCCTATTCTCTTTTACTGGTGCAACAGGAGGGAGGTCTTGTTTGTGTTGATGCAATCCTGGTCAATCATTTTACCAGGCTGATGCTGCAACATCAATGGCTTCCGTCCATACCAAGTGAAGGAATCATTCAGCAGGAATATAAAATGGGAGAAAGTCGATTTGATTTTGCCATACACGAAAGAAAAACCCATTTATTGGAGGTTAAGTCGGTAAATATGGTGGTGGATGAAATCGCCTATTTTCCTGATGCTCCTTCCGAACGGGGAACAAAACATGTGGAAGAGTTGATTCATTGGCATCAACATGGATTCCCATGTCACTTGTTATTTGTTGTACAAAGGGGAGATGCCAAATGTTTTTCTCCTCACTTTAAACGGGATCCCAAGTTTAGCGATGCGGTAAAAAGGGCATTAGAAATAGGAATTGAAACCAAAGCTTGTTTGACAGATGTGACATTAGATGGTATGTATTGGGATAGTTGGTTGCCTATAAAGCTGGATCAATGAGGTTTTTTTAGAAGTGATGAAGGAAAAATGTAAAGGGGGAGAGGATATTGGCGCTGCCGCAATACGTGAAGCCAGACGTGGAAAGCTGGTTGAAAAAATTTCGTTTTTCTACTCCAATCAAAATTCGGTTTTCAGAGACAGATGCTTTGGGCCATTTGAATAATGTCAGCCATTTCATCTATTTTGAACAGGGGAGATTAGATTACTTTTCTCATCTGGGCATTGTTGACCAATTGCTGGATATGTCTACAGGGGATATGATTGTTGCAGCAGATTTGGAGTGCCATTATTTGGCTCAGATATATTTTGGAGAGCCTCTGGATCTATATGTTCGGTCGGCCAGGTTGGGTCGGTCATCATTGGATATTGAGTATGCCTTAGTTTTAAAGGAAAAGAATCAGTTGGCGGCTGTAGGAAGGGGAGCCGTGGTTTACATGGATAAAAAGAGCAATAAAAGCAAACCGATCCCAGATGGAATACGTCAGGCGATTTGCAATTTTGAGGAAGAAGTTTTGAGAAAGTGACAGATAACGGGCGATCATAAGTGGTACTAAGTTTCAGATACTTCAGTCTTGGGACTGGAGTTTTTATTTTATTTCAAATAAAATAAAAACTATGAAAATTTTATAGAAGGAGGAAAAACTATGGACTTGATTTCTCATCTTCATTTAGTCCCAAAAGGGGAGATTGATGCAAGGATAGCTGCGATGCAAAAATATTTAAATAAATTGGAAATCGATGCCGCCTTTCTAACTCAAAATGTTGATATTTTTTATTTTTCCGGTACGATGCAAACCAGCCTGTTATATATTCCTGCTTCTGGGGAACCGATTTTATACGTCAGAAAAAGTGTGTTAAGGGCAGAAAGAGAGGCTTCAGTTCGGGTGGAAGAGATGGGTAGTTTGAGAAAACTTCCGGAGAGGTTGATTCAATCCTTTGGAAAAGCCAAACGGATAGGGATGGATTTGGATGTGCTTCCATACAAATTGGCTGAAAGATACAAGAATTTGTTTCCTGATGCAGAAGTGATGGACATCTCCATGTCCATTAGAGAAATACGATCGATTAAATCCCCTTATGAGTTAGGAATGATCCAAAAGGCAGCGATCATTGAAGATAAAGCGATCCAACATTTTCTTTCCATTGTTCATCCAGGGATGAAAGAGATTGAAGCAGCTGCCGAAGTGGAAAAGGTTCTTCGCCAACAGGGACATATTGGATTTAACCGGATGAGAGCTTACAATCAGGAACTGTTGTATGGGGTGATCGCTACCGGATCTTCTGCTTCCATTCCCACCTATTTTGACGGTCCAGCTGGAGGATTGGGCTTGAGTCCGGCAAATCCGACGACGGCAGGGTGGCAGGAGTTAAAGGAAAATGAACCGATTATCCTTGATTTTTGCACCTGTTATGAAGGCTATAATGTGGATCAAACGAGGATTGTGGTGATAGGCCAGCTGGATCGGGAACTGGAAAAGGCCTACGAAATTTCGATGAACATTTTAAAATGGACAGAGCAGGCGGCAAAGCCAGGAGTATCATGGGAATCCCTCTATTTAGACTCCCTCAAAATAGTGGAGGATGCTGGACTTTCTGAACATTATATGGGGTTTGGAAAAGATCAGGTTCGCTTTCTTGGGCATGGTGTGGGTTTGGAAGTGGATGAGCTGCCCATCCTGGCTAAAGGATTTTCTCATCCGTTGAAGGAAAATATGGTGATTGCTGTGGAACCGAAGTTCACCTTTCCAGGTAAGGGTGTAGTAGGCATTGAAAATACCTATGTAGTTACGCAAGGTGGTTTGAAATCATTATGTGTTACTCCGGAAGAACTACTGAATCCAAATAAACTTTAGTTTCGCACTAGAGATAACGGAAGAAAAGATAGGGTAACCTATAAAAATGGAACTAATTCCATTTTACGGTGAGGTGAACGAATTTGGTAACCCTATCAAAGAAATGGTTCCAATTGATCATTGGAATTGGAACGGGATTGATTAATGGTTTGATTGGGGTAGGGGGAACTTTGCTCGTCCCTGCCCTTGTTCATTTTATACAGGTACCGCGAAAAATTGCTCATGGCTCTTCCATTGCCATTATCCTTCCCACATCGCTGATCAGCATATTTATCTATAAAAATCATTTGCAGATTCCTTTGAACGAGATCCTTCCCCTTATGCTTGGAGGAATGGTGGGGGGGTTTATAGGTGCGAAGCTGCTAAAACGATTTTCCAATAGATGGTTGAAACGCCTTTTTTCAATCTTGATGGTGGTGGCTGGAATAAGGATGTTGCTGTCATGAGTTCTATGATTTTATTATCACTTCTTGGAATGGTGATGGGAATATTATCCGGTTTGGGACTGGGAGGGGGGAAGTTGCTTATTCCTGCCCTTGTTCTGTTCACACCCATTTCACAGCTTTCAGCCCAGGGGATCACCCTGATTTCCTTTATTCCCATAGCCATGGTTGCCCTTATTACCCACTTTCGTGAAAAAAATGTCAATGTTCATTTATTATTTTGGATTGGCTTGGGCAGTATGTTTGGGGCGTTCATCGGGTCATGGTTGGCTGTAGGACCTACTTTACCCTATTTAAGCAAAATATTTGCAGGATTTATTATCTTATTGGGTGTTTTTGAGTTTTTTGTCCCGGACCGAAAATAGACTGTCTTATTTTTCTTTAGTTAGGCTGAGGCCCATTTTAAGCGGTTTAAGCACCACTGCCCTTTACATCTCATAAAATATGTTGACTGTATATCCCTTAGCCTTGTCTACTTGATGACCCGAGCAAGGAGGGGTGGACGATTGAAGGGTAATGACCAGAAAGCTAAGCAGTTGTTAACAAACAGGGAAAGAGAAGTATTCGAATTACTAGTCCAAGATAAGACAACCAAAGAGATCGCCAGACAATTATTTATCAGCGAAAAAACAGTGAGAAACCACATCTCAAACGTAATGCAAAAGCTTGGTGTCAAAGGTCGATCGCAAGCGGTTGTAGAATTGGTTCGGCTCGGGGAACTAGAAATTTAGCCATCCCGAACCAAATGAAGGCCCTCTGTCTTTTTTAAGGCAGAGGGCCTTTCAGTTTATCCCAAATGATGATTCTGAAAAATTATCACTTATGATCTAGGAGATAAGTGGCGTTAATCTCCTGGGAAAGTTGTCGACAAAAACGGAGCGTCTGATTCATTGTCGACATTGGCACGTCCTGTGCGGCACAACTAAACTTTAGGTAAGAAAGAACTCTTCTCCTGAAGTAAGTTTCCTATGCCGAACTCGACAAGCGGTCGTGTGAATCTTTAATTCTGCATCTATAGGTCTCCTTTATGGAAGTTTTTTTAACAAATCTGTATAATTGTAGACAAAAATGATGTACAGGAGGAAACGATGGTTACCGAAAAAGGGATAAAACGTCGGGACGAGCAAGTGAATGAAATCGAAAGGCTGTTAAGAAGAATCAGTGCCATTATTAAACAAAAAGGAAGGGAAATTTTAAGTGATTTTCCCATTACCCCACCGCAATTTGTTGCCTTACAGTGGCTGATGGAAGAAGGGGATATGACCATTGGGGAACTGAGCAACAAAATGTTTCTGGCCTGCAGTACCACAACGGATCTGGTGGACCGAATGGAGAATAACCAACTGGTAAAGCGAGTAAAGGACACCAAAGATCGAAGGGTTGTTCGAATTCATTTGTTGGAAAAAGGCGAAGAAATTATTTATGACGTCCTAAAAGCAAGACAGAAATACCTTCGGGAGGTGTTGGGTCATTTGACGGAAGAGGATGTAGAATCCATCGAAAAGGTACTAACTATGCTATATCGTGAAATGGAAAATGAGATTCCATACAAAGGAGAATGAAACCAAAGAATTCCCCAATGAATAACATAATGGAAAGCAGAGAATCTAGAGGAAGGGGAAACTTGTGTGAGTCAAGGGATAGGAGTTTTAGATTCAGGTCTTGGAGGTTTGACGGTTGTCAAAGAAATCATGAAGCAGCTACCTGGCGAGAGGATCGTTTATTTTGGGGATACCGCACGCTGTCCTTATGGACCTCGTCCTCCCCAGGAGGTAAAAAGGTTTACCCTCGAGATTGTCAGGTATTTATTGGAATTTGACATAAAAATGTTGGTCATTGCCTGCAATACAGCGACTGCCCATGCTTTGGAGGATATAAAACAGGATGTGGATATTCCGGTTATAGGAGTTATCCGGCCGGGAGCACGGGCAGCCGAGCAAACGACAAAAAATGGAATGGTAGGGGTCATTGGAACGGAAGGAACAATCAACAGTAAAGCCTATGAAAGAGCGCTAAAAGAAATCAATTCTAATTTAAATGTGATTCAGTTGGCTTGTCCGCTATTTGTATCCCTTGTTGAAAAAGGGCAATTAACCGGATCTCAGGCTTTAAATATCGTGGCTGAAACCCTTCGGCCGATTCGAGACAAACATTTGGATACCTTAATCCTTGGTTGCACTCACTATCCATTAATTGCTCCTTTGATCCAGGAAGTGATGGGTAATCAGGTAACCTTGATCAGCTCCGCTGAAGAGACAGTAAAAGAAGTAAAAGAGCTGTTAAAAGAGAAGCAACTCCTATCTTTTGAAGAATTTACTAACTCCCATTTATTTTATACCAGCGGACCCGTTGTTCATTTCAAAAAAATGGCAGAGGCATGGCTGGAAATGCGTGTACATGTTCGCTCTACCGTATTTCGTGTATCATAGTATGGAATGAAAAATTTACAAAGAATATTTAATCAGGATGGACAAAAAGTATGAATAAACCCTCTCAAGGCTCGTATACATAATAGTACAAAATCACCTTGAGGAGGGGAAGTCATGCTAGGCAAGTCAAAATATAGAGTGGCCGCTGTTTTGTTCCTGTTGATTTTTGTTTTATCTGGTTGTGGATTATTTGGACCGGAAGAGAATGTAACCAGCCAACCCATTGATCCACCGCCTCTTCAGGAACAAGAGGCTTCCGAAGTAAATATTGATATAAGTCAAACCGATGGAACGACAGTGATCAGTAATGAAGAGCTGCAGATCACTCAACAAGTCATTTATTTAAAGGATATGAATGGTTACATTGTTCCACAAACCATGTCTATTCCCAAGGTAGAAGGAATTGGCAAACAAGTATTGCGCTATATGGTGAAGGGTGGTCCTGTTGAGTCCATTTTACCTGAAGGATTTGAAGCGGTTCTGCCAGAAGGAACCCAAGTCCTGGGGATGTCTGTCAAGGAGGATGGTTTGGCCATTGTCGATTTTTCCAAAGAATTTTTAAATTATCAACCGGATGAAGAAAAGGCCATTTTAGACGCGATCACCTGGTCCCTTACTGAATTTCCTACCATCAATCGGGTAACCATCTGGGTGGAAGGAAGGGAATTAGAAGTCATGCCGGTTACAAAAACTCCAGTTCATTCCCTTAGCAGAGCCAATGGGATTAATCTGGAGTTGGCTGAAAATATCGATATCGGCCAAACGACGCCGGTTACCCTATACTTTCAAGCTGATACTCCTTCGGGAGACGGAACATATTATGTTCCGGTTACCCGTTTAATTCCCCGTAGTACAGATATCGTCAGGGACTCTCTAAATCAGTTGATTATGGGTCCAAAAGAGGGGAGCAATCTGTTCAGCGGAATTTTACCATCAACCAAATTGTTAAGTGCTGTTTTGGATAATAATGTAGCCATAGCCAATTTTGATCAAACCATTTTAAGTTTTGATTCCGGGAAAGCATCTGACGATGTAATCAAATCCATCGTTCTTACACTGACTGAGAATACAGAGGCTGACAAGGTGCTTGTTGAAGTAAATGGGGAATCAACTGTAACCACGGATTCCAGTGATTTCTCCAAACCAGTGACTAGACCCCAGTGGATTAATCCCGCTTCTTCATAATCAAAAAAGCGATACCCGCAGACAATTCGTTAAGAAGGGTCTGTTCAAATTTGAACATCCTCTAAACGGTGAGGTGGTTTTTATCCTACTGCCTCTTTTTTGTTATAAAAAATAAAAACAGGATATGCTATAATGGCGAAGACGAGGAAAAAGTAAGGAGT is a window of Microaerobacter geothermalis DNA encoding:
- a CDS encoding helix-turn-helix domain-containing protein, with translation MTRARRGGRLKGNDQKAKQLLTNREREVFELLVQDKTTKEIARQLFISEKTVRNHISNVMQKLGVKGRSQAVVELVRLGELEI
- a CDS encoding M24 family metallopeptidase codes for the protein MDLISHLHLVPKGEIDARIAAMQKYLNKLEIDAAFLTQNVDIFYFSGTMQTSLLYIPASGEPILYVRKSVLRAEREASVRVEEMGSLRKLPERLIQSFGKAKRIGMDLDVLPYKLAERYKNLFPDAEVMDISMSIREIRSIKSPYELGMIQKAAIIEDKAIQHFLSIVHPGMKEIEAAAEVEKVLRQQGHIGFNRMRAYNQELLYGVIATGSSASIPTYFDGPAGGLGLSPANPTTAGWQELKENEPIILDFCTCYEGYNVDQTRIVVIGQLDRELEKAYEISMNILKWTEQAAKPGVSWESLYLDSLKIVEDAGLSEHYMGFGKDQVRFLGHGVGLEVDELPILAKGFSHPLKENMVIAVEPKFTFPGKGVVGIENTYVVTQGGLKSLCVTPEELLNPNKL
- the sdhB gene encoding succinate dehydrogenase iron-sulfur subunit, which gives rise to MSEKTIRLIVTRQDGPEERPYKEEFTIPYRPNMNVISALMEIQRNPVNSKGEKTSPIVWESNCLEEVCGACSMVINGKPRQACTALVDKLEQPIRLEPMRTFPVERDLIVDRSRMFENLKRVKAWIPIDGTYDLGPGPRMAEKDRQWAYELSKCMTCGVCLEACPNVNSDSPFIGAQPLSQVRLFNAHPTGAMHKEERLEAIMGDGGITDCGNSQNCVQSCPKGIPLTTSIADLNKETTLHAFKKFFMD
- a CDS encoding sulfite exporter TauE/SafE family protein yields the protein MILLSLLGMVMGILSGLGLGGGKLLIPALVLFTPISQLSAQGITLISFIPIAMVALITHFREKNVNVHLLFWIGLGSMFGAFIGSWLAVGPTLPYLSKIFAGFIILLGVFEFFVPDRK
- a CDS encoding sulfite exporter TauE/SafE family protein, with the protein product MVTLSKKWFQLIIGIGTGLINGLIGVGGTLLVPALVHFIQVPRKIAHGSSIAIILPTSLISIFIYKNHLQIPLNEILPLMLGGMVGGFIGAKLLKRFSNRWLKRLFSILMVVAGIRMLLS
- the sdhA gene encoding succinate dehydrogenase flavoprotein subunit, which encodes MKKTKIIVVGGGLAGLMATIKIAEAGVPVDLFSLVPVKRSHSVCAQGGINGAVNTKGEGDSPWIHFDDTIYGGDFLANQPPVKAMCEAAPGIIHLMDRMGVMFNRTPEGLLDFRRFGGTKHHRTAFAGATTGQQLLYALDEQVRRQEVNGLVTKYEGWDFLSAIIDDEGVCRGINAQNLKNGEIRSFVADAVIMATGGIGIIFGKSTNSVINTGTAAGALYQQGVYYANGEFIQIHPTAIPGDDKLRLMSESARGEGGRVWTYKDGKPWYFLEEKYPAYGNLVPRDIATREIFHVVVDLKLGINGENMVYLDLSHKDPKELDVKLGGIIEIYEKFMGEDPKKVPMKIFPAVHYSMGGLWVDFNQMTNIPGLFAAGECEYQYHGANRLGANSLLSSIFGGMIAGPKALEYVNGLSKDSSSVSSSQLEAEKKREEEKYQEILKMDGEENAYLIHKELGQWMTDNVTVVRYNDRLKQTDEKIQELMERYKKINIHDTVKWNNQGASFTRHLWNMLQLARVITLGAYNRNESRGAHYKPDFPERNDEEWLKTTKAKFNEKENGPDFEYEEVDISLIKPRPRRYDVAKEAVKS
- a CDS encoding acyl-CoA thioesterase is translated as MALPQYVKPDVESWLKKFRFSTPIKIRFSETDALGHLNNVSHFIYFEQGRLDYFSHLGIVDQLLDMSTGDMIVAADLECHYLAQIYFGEPLDLYVRSARLGRSSLDIEYALVLKEKNQLAAVGRGAVVYMDKKSNKSKPIPDGIRQAICNFEEEVLRK
- a CDS encoding GerMN domain-containing protein; the protein is MLGKSKYRVAAVLFLLIFVLSGCGLFGPEENVTSQPIDPPPLQEQEASEVNIDISQTDGTTVISNEELQITQQVIYLKDMNGYIVPQTMSIPKVEGIGKQVLRYMVKGGPVESILPEGFEAVLPEGTQVLGMSVKEDGLAIVDFSKEFLNYQPDEEKAILDAITWSLTEFPTINRVTIWVEGRELEVMPVTKTPVHSLSRANGINLELAENIDIGQTTPVTLYFQADTPSGDGTYYVPVTRLIPRSTDIVRDSLNQLIMGPKEGSNLFSGILPSTKLLSAVLDNNVAIANFDQTILSFDSGKASDDVIKSIVLTLTENTEADKVLVEVNGESTVTTDSSDFSKPVTRPQWINPASS
- the sfsA gene encoding DNA/RNA nuclease SfsA gives rise to the protein MNQNKRDFNDPNRVVLPFGELKQAIFLERKNRFIARVEIEGSILDVHVPSTGRLDTVLKKGLSVYLKASNNPSRKTPYSLLLVQQEGGLVCVDAILVNHFTRLMLQHQWLPSIPSEGIIQQEYKMGESRFDFAIHERKTHLLEVKSVNMVVDEIAYFPDAPSERGTKHVEELIHWHQHGFPCHLLFVVQRGDAKCFSPHFKRDPKFSDAVKRALEIGIETKACLTDVTLDGMYWDSWLPIKLDQ
- a CDS encoding MarR family winged helix-turn-helix transcriptional regulator, which gives rise to MVTEKGIKRRDEQVNEIERLLRRISAIIKQKGREILSDFPITPPQFVALQWLMEEGDMTIGELSNKMFLACSTTTDLVDRMENNQLVKRVKDTKDRRVVRIHLLEKGEEIIYDVLKARQKYLREVLGHLTEEDVESIEKVLTMLYREMENEIPYKGE
- the racE gene encoding glutamate racemase; amino-acid sequence: MSQGIGVLDSGLGGLTVVKEIMKQLPGERIVYFGDTARCPYGPRPPQEVKRFTLEIVRYLLEFDIKMLVIACNTATAHALEDIKQDVDIPVIGVIRPGARAAEQTTKNGMVGVIGTEGTINSKAYERALKEINSNLNVIQLACPLFVSLVEKGQLTGSQALNIVAETLRPIRDKHLDTLILGCTHYPLIAPLIQEVMGNQVTLISSAEETVKEVKELLKEKQLLSFEEFTNSHLFYTSGPVVHFKKMAEAWLEMRVHVRSTVFRVS